One segment of Plasmodium gaboni strain SY75 chromosome 3, whole genome shotgun sequence DNA contains the following:
- a CDS encoding putative exported protein (Plasmodium exported protein, unknown function), translating to MLTISNISNKFIRNFSNFLDYAEMKKYTYNSFSSQNKERNKMNNNMKYKMIQKYYIITIVFFLCLLGIYVMPNSNNLSNKNINIRNLSNVQSEEEKPDQAVSSRLELTWGFDSLDDPDFQVLVNKWSDFEKRVEAQWHEIERIEISQLSNTLLAAWISAILVSTIPEQHYVIFNNWFQMSLTLSHQRNLKNEEDNKTLEFLMKKLKYKALNGHIKNWHIEVYDYWRHILQMKMAKNKEWAIYNNEICNTWVKSLFN from the exons ATGCTCACTATTAGTAATATTTCTAATAAATTTATCCGAAATTTTTCAAATTTCCTTGATTATGcagaaatgaaaaaatatacatataattcatttagcagtcaaaataaagaaagaaacaaaatgaataataatatgaaatataaaatgattcaaaaatattatattataacaatCGTTTTTTTCTTATGTCTATTAGG AATATATGTAATGCCCaattcaaataatttatctaataaaaatataaatattagAAACTTATCAAATGTACAATCAGAAGAGGAAAAACCAGATCAAGCAGTTAGTTCAAGATTAGAATTGACATGGGGATTTGATTCCTTAGATGACCCAGATTTTCAAGTACTCGTAAATAAATGGAGTGATTTTGAAAAGAGGGTAGAAGCTCAATGGCATGAGATCGAAAGAATAGAAATTAGCCAATTAAGTAATACATTGTTAGCAGCTTGGATATCAGCAATTTTAGTATCTACAATACCAGAACAACattatgttatatttaaCAACTGGTTCCAAATGAGCTTAACTTTATCTCATCAACGTAATTTgaaaaatgaagaagataataaaacattagAATTCTTGATGAAAAAATTGAAATATAAAGCTTTGAATGGACATATTAAAAACTGGCATATAGAAGTATATGATTATTGGAGACATATTTTACAAATGAAAATGGCAAAAAATAAGGAATGGgctatatataataatgaaatatgTAATACGTGGGTTAAAAgtttatttaattaa
- a CDS encoding hypothetical protein (conserved Plasmodium protein, unknown function), which translates to MLKIVKRNIYYSCDKKKYFTNRLYKKVCSKCLSLNINNLNNCVYCNNILNDNDIRLIKNTIFTDIINVRKEWKGINENFFKSNKNLCLLNNVDIDDRYIHLKNGLIINKNKKLYVYYNCYDYIILNNPYSNSCLNLIVLFKGIIYDMKNLKRKNIWCLLHMYNYIYFVIDILLYFLVISKGKYMHYKYMYDKNIGDDKDYNEEALEILYELNKIIKEKKKNISIPFVNKEREDLYNNINEKNKKEVDNIINEKRKDLHNINEKNIIEILNENYEDMYKDILNNIKKPILNNFFNKLQDVNIQNKIKAMKKHLYIGCSYPSPLNHFSIQVLFPPFSNYNFFKFPFYYSIEKILHDLYIYGHVKNYNHSEIIKNIYHDKLMKNVKESDMLTRSILQYD; encoded by the coding sequence atGTTAAAAATAGTGAAACggaatatatattattcttgtgataagaagaaatattttacaaatagattatataaaaaggtTTGCAGTAAATGTTTAAgtttaaatataaataatttaaataattgtgtgtattgtaataatatattgaacGATAATGATATACgtttaataaaaaatacaatttttacagatattataaatgttaGAAAAGAATGGAAAGgtataaatgaaaatttcTTTAAgagtaataaaaatttatgtttattaaataatgttGATATTGATGATAGATATATTCATCTTAAAAATGgtttaattataaataagaataaaaagttatatgtctattataattgttacgattatattatattaaataatcCTTATAGTAATTCATGTCTTAATTTGattgttttatttaaaggtattatatatgatatgaaaaatttgaagcgaaaaaatatttggtgtttattacatatgtataattatatatattttgttattgatatacttttatattttctagTAATTAGTAAAGGAAAGTATATgcattataaatatatgtatgacAAAAATATTGGTGATGATAAGGATTATAATGAAGAAGCATTAGAAATTTTGtatgaattaaataaaataattaaggagaagaagaaaaatataagtataCCTTTCGTAAATAAAGAAAGGGaagatttatataataatataaatgaaaagaataaaaaagaggtagacaatataataaatgagaaaagaaaagatttgcacaatataaatgaaaaaaatattattgaaatattaaatgaaaattatgaagatatgtataaagatatattaaataatataaagaaacctatattaaataatttttttaataaattacaAGATGTAAATATACAGAATAAAATTAAAGCTATGaaaaaacatttatatataggtTGTTCTTATCCTTCCCCTTTAAATCATTTTTCTATACAAGTATTATTTCCACCTTTTtcaaattataatttttttaagtttccattttattattctatagaaaaaattcttcatgatttgtatatatatggtCATGTTAAGAATTATAATCATTCggaaataataaaaaatatatatcacgacaaattaatgaaaaatgtGAAAGAAAGTGACATGTTAACAAGATCAATTTTGCAGTATGATTAG
- a CDS encoding putative golgi organization and biogenesis factor, with amino-acid sequence MKDVCAATDLDDKFIKDEQKENVLLKRSLLLSKNMYVGNDILTPYNYNLLAYDQNINKRITILDEDNDDDNVINKELKEISTLALSDGKNIKAHEELYKENELKNRRRNIRENVLKRLTCIKMNINMRELDEYSCVKKLYIKKCENNDIQKENDTNKKNKKKHKKKKKQSIISSIINDDETYRNDNNYNNYYNIIDNLSYNVHEEKSNNDVNTQNSLLPYTNDGKINNTNNLNNLGPIIKKSDDNILSSDVLKHIKTLDIYKKIKKPKWHFPYKLYRVILGHSGWVNCVDVDISNEWFATGSNDRLIKIWDLASCKLKLTLTGHINAIRDIKISKKNPYLFSCGEDNRVKCWDLEYNKVIRDYHGHLSGVYCLSLHPSLDLLMSGGRDAVVRVWDIRTKSSVFVLSGHTGTVMSICSQSVEPQVVSGSQDKMIRLWDLNNGKCRIALTHHKKSIRSLSIHPFEYSFCSCGTDNVKVWCGADAEFDRNITGFNSIINCSLIKQDAYFNDSSILILGSNNGQLHFYDWSSGYKYDTLSNKVVPGTVECENSTLSMAFDKSESRLITTHGDKSIKIWKENEDATPENFPIKWNPYENFKF; translated from the exons ATGAAAGATGTTTGTGCTGCTACTGATTTAGATgataaatttataaaagatGAACAGAAGGAAAATGTATTATTGAAAAGAAGCTTGTTGTTATCGaaaaatatgtatgtaggaaatgatatattaacaCCATATAACTATAATTTATTGGCTTATGACcagaatataaataaacGAATTACAATCCTTGATGAagataatgatgatgataatgtTATTAATAAAGAACTGAAAGAAATATCAACTTTAGCTTTATCAGATgggaaaaatataaaagcACACGAAGAATTATACAAAGAAAATGAACTTAAAAATAGAAGACGTAATATAAGAGAAAATGTGTTAAAAAGATTAACGtgtataaaaatgaatattaatatgaGAGAATTAGATGAATATTCTTGTGTaaaaaagttatatataaaaaaatgtgaaaataatgatatacaaaaggaaaatgatacaaacaaaaaaaataaaaaaaaacataaaaagaaaaagaaacaaTCAATTATTAGTAGtattataaatgatgatgaaaCATATAgaaatgataataattataataattattataatattatagatAATTTGAGTTATAATGTACATGAAgaaaaaagtaataatgATGTAAATACACAAAATAGTTTATTACCATATACAAATGAtggaaaaataaataatacgAATAATCTAAATAACCTTGGTCctattataaaaaaatcagatgataatatattaagtAGTGATGtattaaaacatataaaaactttagacatttataaaaagattAAAAAACCTAAATGGCATTTCCcttataaattatatagaGTAATTTTAGGTCATTCAGGTTGGGTTAATTGTGTTGATGTTGATATAAGCAATGAATGGTTTGCAACTGGATCTAATGACCGTTTAATAAAGATATGGGATTTGGCTAGCtgtaaattaaaattaacATTAACAGGTCATATTAATGCTATAAgagatataaaaatatcaaaaaaaaatccTTATCTATTTAGTTGTGGAGAAGATAATAGAGTAAAATGTTGGGATttagaatataataaagtaATAAGAGATTATCATGGACATTTATCAGGTGTATATTGTTTATCATTACATCCATCTTTAGATTTATTAATGAGTGGAGGAAGAGATGCTGTTGTTAGAGTTTGGGATATAAGAACAAAAAGTTCTGTTTTTGTATTATCTGGTCACACAGGTACTGTTATGTCTATATGTTCTCAATCAGTAGAACCACAAGTAGTGTCAGGTTCTCAGGACAAAATGATAAGATTATGGGATTTAAATAATGGGAAATGTAGAATTGCCTTAACACatcataaaaaaagtataaGATCTTTATCTATACATCCATTTGAGTATAGTTTTTGTAGTTGTGGTACAGATAATGTAAAAGTGTGGTGTGGTGCGGATGCAGAATTTGATAGAAATATTACAGGGTTCAATTCCATAATTAACTGTAGTTTAATTAAACAAGATGCATATTTTAATGATTCTTCTATTTTAATATTGGGAAGTAATAATGGTCaattacatttttatgattGGTCAAGtggatataaatatgaCACATTATCAAATAAAGTTGTACCTGGAACGGTGGAATGTGAAAATTCAACTCTTTCCATGGCATTTGATAAAAGTGAAAGTCGATTGATAACAACACATGGTGACAAATCAATTAAG atttggaaagaaaatgaagatgCAACTCCAGAAAATTTTCCGATAAAATGGAATCCTtatgaaaattttaaattttaa
- a CDS encoding serine/threonine protein kinase: protein MSFSNTCSLSNNSNSSSSSEDATSGKLQYTESDDEGSDEYCEGGYHPVKINEIYNNRYRIEGKLGWGHFSTVWVATDLKSKPLKFVAIKIQKGSETYTESAKCEINYLNTVKVNSFDSSWVELKEQQRERLFHYNMTKGVVSFIDSFEHKGPNGTHICMVFEFMGPNLLSLIKHYDYKGIPLNLVRKIATHVLIGMQYLHDVCKIIHSDIKPENVLVSPLTTIPKPKDYTKDKIQPNKTNELEKKENDKNEDKKLIITMNNNINKNISEQSEFINDTKKNDKNIKYDEKDTNNRENIEDNISFVNHPSDTNQKNNINNNISDNNNIPSNIQIEKQSTINKNEKNEMVSYININNSLKNDDQNYKREDMQYNDNKETITEYDILNDKNNISTKEKINDCESHNGNKNKNINNHCEDNSINIYNNKNNNIQTSNINDNTNNEKINNTSKNDMSNNTQNNHDSEKNNVVYEQHLVSEDILKKKTKNKNKEKNLNEPPYVKHKLRPSNSDPSLLTSYSNIHALQETLTRKPYYYNTYFLNNPEKYRDNKMNPYLHRLPNDYLKKFDQDESDEIEEEDDHLDIDQNKNQNKNQLEVILPNSKCQNSNDVYKFFKKDINKFPIYCDMFNHLIHPEALRLHDLYMKNKKNIDSNNTMNDLGNNQNSHKVVYINTEDGDYCIRPYDPSVYYHEKSCYKICDLGNSLWIDESRYAEIQTRQYRAPEVILKSGFNETADIWSFACMVFELVTGDFLFNPQKGDRYDKNEEHLSFIIEVLGNIPKHMIDAGYNSHKYFNKNNYRLKNIRNIKKYGLYKILKYKYNLPEKEISPLCSFLLPMLSVDPQTRPSAYTMLQHPWLNMVSLEEGDDMYINDESYSINNDKNIKNNSNSNNFIYDDYKGSKNENSSNRKKIDVNYKIGNNGNNAYNDHYYNKNYKNNKIFNDDVVEQQPDQYMHATYKNDVVHAILCEKPYNSNNVISHTTNKGHKNNLNFNYLQHKNDNNFNGHNISLNTNDYTFNSDYIANMMDNDTYRKHIIKNIPAHEISKLKDGKNFKAYNESIQYTMDDFQQYNEHDFEYKYNKRFEQPHHIKGMKHNNDDFEEEEDEDDEEDDDDEEDADNDEDDDDEDYEDEDNYDEDEYDEGQEHHTDQDEQDNKNKKQEQHKYGEEYNYAHYENKMDYNKNIQQYSYTNNNDDKNNLFAAQNNYILKNKRDINFNECTPRNNIKNEIKNDKYQSSKIINQKDNYWNYHIKENTKLREHVKKQHYSNNNNINNNNIMNQIDNKDQKSSNSQDLSRNNNMDQKHGALQKMDMNQKTNQDKPLNEEENLFENRDDQNVNKMNCKVISKKTPCAYT, encoded by the coding sequence ATGAGTTTTAGTAATACGTGCTCACTATCCAATAACAGTAACAGTTCTAGTAGCAGTGAAGATGCTACTTCTGGTAAATTGCAATATACTGAAAGTGATGATGAAGGAAGTGATGAATATTGCGAAGGAGGTTATCACCCAGTTAAAattaatgaaatatataataatagatATAGAATTGAAGGGAAATTAGGATGGGGACATTTTTCAACCGTTTGGGTTGCTACTGATTTAAAAAGTAAACCTTTAAAATTTGTTGCtataaaaattcaaaaaGGATCAGAAACTTATACTGAATCAGCCAAATGTgaaattaattatttaaatacTGTCAAAGTTAATTCTTTTGATTCTTCATGGGTTGAATTAAAAGAACAACAAAGAGAAAgattatttcattataatatgacCAAAGGTGTTGTTTCTTTTATTGATAGTTTTGAACATAAAGGTCCAAATGGTACTCATATTTGTATGGTCTTTGAATTTATGGGTCCTAATTTATTATCCCTAATAAAACATTATGATTATAAAGGAATTCCATTAAATTTGGTTAGAAAAATTGCTACACATGTATTAATAGGAATGCAATATTTACATGATGTAtgtaaaataatacatagTGATATCAAACCAGAAAATGTTTTGGTCTCACCATTGACTACTATTCCAAAACCAAAGGATTATACCAAAGATAAAATACAACCAAATAAAACTAACGAGcttgaaaaaaaagaaaatgataaaaatgaagataagaaattaattattacaatgaataataatataaataaaaatataagtgAACAAAGCGAATTTATTAATgatacaaaaaaaaatgataaaaatataaaatatgatgaaaaagaTACAAACAATAGAGAAAATATTGAAGATAATATATCCTTTGTAAATCATCCAAGTGATACTAATcaaaagaataatataaataataatataagtgataataataacataccaagtaatatacaaatagaaaaacaatctacaataaataaaaatgaaaaaaatgaaatggtttcatatataaatataaacaattctcttaaaaatgatgatcaaaattataaaagaGAAGATATGCAATATAATGACAACAAGGAAACGATTACCGaatatgatattttaaatgataaaaataatatatctactaaagaaaaaataaatgattGTGAATCACACAatggaaataaaaataaaaatataaataatcatTGTGAAGACAATTCcataaacatatataataacaaaaataataatattcaaacaagtaatattaatgataacACTAATAAcgaaaaaattaataatacatCAAAAAATGATATGTCAAATAATACACAAAATAATCATGATTCCGAAAAAAACAACGTTGTTTATGAACAACATTTGGTAAGTGaagatattttaaaaaaaaaaacaaaaaacaaaaacaaagaaaaaaatttaaatgaaCCTCCATATGTTAAACATAAACTAAGACCATCAAATTCGGATCCTTCCTTGCTCACATCTTATTCTAATATACATGCACTTCAAGAAACGTTGACAAGGAAaccatattattataatacctattttttaaacaaccctgaaaaatatagagataataaaatgaatcCATATTTGCACAGATTGCCAAATGACTACTTGAAAAAATTCGATCAAGATGAAAGTGATGAAATAGAAGAGGAGGATGATCATTTAGATATAGATCAAAATAAGAATCAGAATAAGAACCAGTTAGAGGTCATCTTGCCTAATAGTAAATGTCAAAACTCTAACGATGtgtataaattttttaaaaaagatattaataaatttcCCATATACTGTGACATGTTTAATCATCTTATACACCCAGAAGCTTTACGATTAcatgatttatatatgaaaaataaaaaaaatattgattCTAATAATACAATGAATGATTTAGGTAATAATCAAAATAGTCATAAAgtagtatatataaatactGAAGATGGAGACTATTGTATTAGGCCATATGACCCATCTGTTTATTATCATGAAAAATCATGTTATAAAATTTGCGACTTAGGAAATAGTTTGTGGATAGATGAATCAAGATATGCCGAAATCCAAACTAGACAATATAGAGCCCCTGAAgttattttaaaaagtgGGTTCAATGAAACAGCAGATATATGGTCTTTTGCATGCATGGTATTCGAATTAGTAACAGGAgactttttatttaatcCACAAAAAGGTGATAgatatgataaaaatgaagaacATTTAAGTTTTATAATTGAAGTGTTAGGAAATATACCAAAGCATATGATTGATGCAGGGTATAACTCccataaatattttaataaaaataattatcgacttaaaaatataagaaatattaaaaaatatggattatataaaatattaaaatataaatataatcTTCCTGAAAAGGAAATTAGCCCTTTATGTAGTTTCTTATTACCTATGTTATCTGTAGATCCACAAACTCGACCCTCAGCATATACCATGCTTCAACACCCATGGCTTAATATGGTATCATTAGAGGAAGGGGATGACATGTATATTAATGATGAATCATATTCaattaataatgataaaaacataaaaaacaatagtaatagtaataatttCATCTATGATGATTATAAGGGTAgtaaaaatgaaaattcttcaaatagaaaaaaaattgatgTAAACTACAAGATTGGAAATAATGGAAATAATGCTTATAAtgatcattattataataaaaattataaaaataataaaattttcaaTGATGATGTTGTAGAACAACAACCAGATCAATATATGCATGCaacttataaaaatgatgtTGTGCATGCAATTTTGTGTGAAAAACCatataattcaaataatgTCATTTCACACACTACTAACAAAGGACacaaaaataatttgaattttaattatttacaacataaaaatgataataatttcaaCGGACATAACATTTCATTAAATACAAATGATTATACATTTAATTCTGATTATATTGCTAATATGATGGATAATGACACATATAGAAAacacataataaaaaatattcctGCACATGAAATATCAAAACTAAAAGATGGTAAAAATTTTAAGGCATATAATGAATCTATTCAATATACAATGGATGATTTTCAACAATACAATGAACATGATTTTgaatacaaatataataagaGATTTGAACAACCACATCATATAAAAGGAATGAAACATAACAATGATGATTTTGAAGAGGAGGAAGATGAGgatgatgaagaagatgatgatgatgaagaagatgctgataatgatgaagatgacgatgatgaagattatgaagatgaagataattatgatgaagatgaaTATGATGAAGGACAAGAACATCATACAGATCAAGATGAACAAGAcaacaaaaacaaaaaacAAGAACAACATAAATATGGTgaagaatataattatgcacattatgaaaataaaatggattataataaaaatattcaacaatattcatatacaaataataatgatgataaaaataatttatttgcggcacaaaataattatatattaaaaaataaaagagatataaattttaatgaATGTACACCACGaaataatatcaaaaatgaaataaaaaatgataaatatcAATCCAGTAAAATTATAAATCAAAAAGATAATTATTGGAATTACCatataaaagaaaacaCAAAATTAAGAGAACATGTAAAAAAACAACATTATAGcaataacaataatatcaataataataatataatgaacCAAATAGATAACAAAGATCAAAAATCATCAAATTCACAAGATTTATCAAGAAATAACAATATGGATCAAAAACATGGTGCATTACAAAAAATGGATATGAACCAAAAAACAAACCAAGACAAACCattaaatgaagaagaaaatttaTTCGAAAATAGAGATGACCAGAAtgttaataaaatgaattGCAAAGTTATTAGCAAAAAAACACCTTGCGCATATACTTAA
- a CDS encoding cytoadherence linked asexual protein 3.2 — protein MASFLKTPVIILVLFLYLHEKVLCSINENENETISQYENQNENVNQTLNGYDNIDQLKFMIGNDELHKNLTILEKLILESLEKDKLKYPVLKQEIEQFLDISKFKKKNITDTNDETYIIPTVQSNFDDIVKYEHFIKRQLIEIYNSDISDIIKKKIFIVRTLKTIKLMLIPLNSYKQNNDLKTALEELNNVFISKDNEEKTISPIGDPVTFFRNLLFRVYDIKQSHEIQNKADAIILGDNKIDVMDSNDFFFTTNSNVNFMETLDDITNQYGLGLINHLGSHLI, from the coding sequence ATGGCTTCATTTCTTAAAACTCCAGTCATTATTTTagttttgtttttatacTTACATGAAAAGGTACTATGTTcaataaatgaaaatgaaaatgaaacTATAAGTCAATATGAAAatcaaaatgaaaatgttAATCAAACATTAAATGGATATGACAATATCGATCAATTAAAATTCATGATTGGAAATGATGAACTACACAAAAATTTAACaatattagaaaaattaattttagAGTCTTTAGAAAAggataaattaaaatatcCTGTCCTTAAACAAGAAATTGAACAGTTTTTAGACATAtcaaaatttaaaaaaaaaaatattacagATACGAATGATGAAACGTATATTATACCTACAGTACAATCCAATTTTGACGATATTGTAAAATATGaacattttattaaaagacAATTAATAGAAATTTATAATTCGGATATTTCAGATAtaattaagaaaaaaatatttattgtaAGAACATTGAAAACCATAAAATTAATGCTTATACCATTAAATTCgtataaacaaaataatgatttaAAAACTGCACTCgaagaattaaataatgtatttatatCCAAAGATAATGAAGAGAAAACAATTAGTCCAATAGGTGATCCAGTGACATTTTTTAGGAATTTATTATTTCGTGTTTATGATATTAAACAGTCACACgaaatacaaaataaagCTGATGCTATTATACTAGgagataataaaatagatGTAATGGATTCAAATGATTTCTTTTTTACTACCAATTCTAATGTAAATTTTATGGAAACATTAGATGATATAACAAATCAATATGGATTGGGCTTAATTAATCATTTGGGTTCTCATCTAATAG